The window ATCCAGTTTAGTAATCGAAAAGCCATACTTCTCGAAAATGTATCATCTGATATGCAAATAATACTTGGGCGCCACTCTTTAATTTCTTTGATGTTCCTTGCTTTTTGCAGATATACCTGCATATTTCTGCTTAACTGAAAAATAGTATTTGCAAAAATTGCTTGAAGCCCACTTCTGTTTTTGTGGTAACTATTGATATACACATACAGTAATCCCATTAAAACAATTGAGAGAATTGCATACGTTCCACTAATCTTGAACATGACCCAAACTGCAATTACAAATCCGGTAGCTGAAATATACCATTTTGATTTAAAGGAAGGGCGATAGGAAGGAGAAGACCCAAAGTGATTCAAAAATGATATGAGGCAAAGAGAACCATAAGTTATCATAAAAAACATGGAAATAATTTGGGCTACAGCATTCACATCTCCCAATGCTACAAAAATAAATGCGATGATGGCTGTCAGTAATGTTGAGTTTATAGGCTCATTATCTTTTTTGCGGCCTTTCGACAACCAATTATTTATTTTTTGCCAGGGGAAAGAATTGTCCATTGCAAGTGCCTGAAGGGTTCTGGGAGCTACCATTATTGAACCCAATGCAGATGAAATTGTTGATGCAGCAAGTCCTAAAGGAATGATAATTAATCCTCCAATGGCAACTGTACTCATGCTTAACTGGTTTTCTATTAGGTCTGCAGGACTTACTGACAAGGCTAGTTTGTAAATTACTAGAAAATAGATTAGCATGCCAACAATAGTTGCACTTATGGTTCCTAGTGGTATTGATTTGGCAGGATTTTTTAGGTCTCCAGATAATCCAACCCCAGCTGTCATTCCCGTAAATGCAGGGAATATTATGGCAAATACAATGAAAAAACTGTCCATATTTCTAAACTGAGCAGTACCTAAATTAAACGATGAGTGACTAGCATGTTCAGTTGAACCAATGAAAAAAGAAATTAACGAAATAGCTAATATGGCAACTACAATGTAAAGCGCTTTTACACCGACATCAGCTCCCTTTTTGAAAATCACAACAGCTAATACAATAAGTGCAGGTATACTTATTATTTGACGTGGAACTATTATATCATATTTACTGAGAAAAAAGTTGAACATAAATTCAAATGCTTCAGTGAAAGCAATGATGTAAAAAGCAACACTTATGGCCTGAGAAAGGTATAATGTAATTCCGATTGTTGCGCCAATATTCAGTCCGAATGAACGTGAAATAATGAAATACTCACCACCACCTTCAACTCTTTTATTGGTTGCAAGTTCAGAAATTGCTAATGCGGTAGGAATAGTTACTACGTGGCCAAGTAATATAATTAAAACAACACCCCAAAAACCGATACTTCCAACTGCATAACCAAATCGAAGAAAAAGAATAGCTCCAAGAATCGTGGAAATTGCTGTAAAAAACACAGGTGCAGTCCCAAATCCTTTTTTTGCTGAATCTATTGCCATGACTTCTGTTTAGTTAATTATTATTATCTATAAATCGCACAACCAATTTCCAAGTTTTTCAATAGCACACTTAATATTGGGAGAAACTTCATCCATAAAACCATTCCCCAAATCTGGATGCTTATCTGCATATTCCAAAGCTCTTTTGCCATCAAAGTCAACATAGGCTATTCTGCAAGTTAGTTCTGATTGATCCCTTCCAAAATCACTTCCCGGTAACATGGCGACACCCGTTTCACTTAATATTTTATTGCATAATTCATAGGAAGATGTGACCCCTTTTTTTGCCAGTTTGTCTTTATAATATCCAAAATCAGGAAAAATATAAAATCCTCCATGAGGAAGCTGAACATCAACATAAATGTTATTGAGCGTATGGGTTATATTTTTAGCTATGGTTTTTAATATTCTTCGTGAATGATGTAAATATAAATCAATATCATCTCCCATCTGAAATGCCCTGATTGCTGCATATTGAATGGGTGCACTGGTTGACGTGAATGTTTCGCTGGCAACCACTGCCAGTGCATTTTGTAACCAGGATAATTCTTCTGGAAAACTAAACGTACCTAATCGCCAGCCACCTGCACCACACCACTTACTTAGTCCTGAGCTAATAATTGTGCCTTCAGGATAAAATCGGGCAATAGAAACATGTTTGTTGTTATGATGAAGCATCCCATAAATCTCGTCTGAAACAAGTATTACTCTGTATTTACGAGCTACTTGTGCCAATTGTTTTAACCTTTCTAAAGGATAAGTATATCCCGTAGGATTTGAGGGATAATTTAAAATAACAATACGAGGTCTTTCTGGGTCAGATTCACAAATTTCTTCAAGCTTCTCTGGAGTTAAGCGCCATTGATTCTCCTTTTTTGTTTGTACCCAATGCACATTTCGACCTATTATTTTGGCTTGCGGAGAATAGGATACCCAGCTAGGAGTTGGAATTATTAGGTCACCATAATAAACCAACTGTAACAAGAAAATAAGCTCTTTTGAACCAGGGCCTATCATTATATTCTCAGGTTCGAATTGTACTTTTTCTGTAATCAAATTGAATTCAGTAATGGCCTCTCTTAATTTGGGTAATCCTTTTACAGGCAAATAATCCTTTTGATGGGCATTTTGCCTAAGAGCTTCGACAACTGACTCCGGCACAGGAAAAGGAGATTGTCCCAATCCAAGTTTATAAATGTTTTTCCCCTCACTTCTGAGTTTATTGCTTTTTTCATTAATGGCTAAAGTGGCCGATAATTCAAGCCCTCTAACATTCAGATTCATGAAATGTTGAAAATGTGCTTTTTTTGATTTTCCCATTTTTATTGTAGTTTTTTCAGGCTATAAAGGTCTTTACGTCTGTCTTTTAAATTCCGAACACTTCCAAACTGATTTAATTCTCGTAGTAAATCAATATCAACATCAGCAATTAAAATCATTTCTGTATTTGGAGTTGCTTCTGCTTTAATACCATTTGTTGGAAATGAGAAATCACAAGGTGTAAAAACCATTGATTGCGCAAATTGTATATCCATATTATGAACGTTTGGCAAATTTCCTACACTACCGGCAATTGCAACAAAACACTCATTTTCAATAGCACGTG of the Bacteroidota bacterium genome contains:
- a CDS encoding amino acid permease yields the protein MAIDSAKKGFGTAPVFFTAISTILGAILFLRFGYAVGSIGFWGVVLIILLGHVVTIPTALAISELATNKRVEGGGEYFIISRSFGLNIGATIGITLYLSQAISVAFYIIAFTEAFEFMFNFFLSKYDIIVPRQIISIPALIVLAVVIFKKGADVGVKALYIVVAILAISLISFFIGSTEHASHSSFNLGTAQFRNMDSFFIVFAIIFPAFTGMTAGVGLSGDLKNPAKSIPLGTISATIVGMLIYFLVIYKLALSVSPADLIENQLSMSTVAIGGLIIIPLGLAASTISSALGSIMVAPRTLQALAMDNSFPWQKINNWLSKGRKKDNEPINSTLLTAIIAFIFVALGDVNAVAQIISMFFMITYGSLCLISFLNHFGSSPSYRPSFKSKWYISATGFVIAVWVMFKISGTYAILSIVLMGLLYVYINSYHKNRSGLQAIFANTIFQLSRNMQVYLQKARNIKEIKEWRPSIICISDDTFSRSMAFRLLNWISYKFGFGTYIHMIEGYYSKSTVQQSHEVLEKLLIKFDKYKNNVYIDTIISPSYTSAVAQTIQVPGIAGMENNMVLFEFDKEDPSKLSNIVDNFALVNSGNFDICILGSSKRNPEPKDDIHIWIKSTDSGNANLMILLSFIISGHPDWKQS
- a CDS encoding pyridoxal phosphate-dependent aminotransferase, which gives rise to MGKSKKAHFQHFMNLNVRGLELSATLAINEKSNKLRSEGKNIYKLGLGQSPFPVPESVVEALRQNAHQKDYLPVKGLPKLREAITEFNLITEKVQFEPENIMIGPGSKELIFLLQLVYYGDLIIPTPSWVSYSPQAKIIGRNVHWVQTKKENQWRLTPEKLEEICESDPERPRIVILNYPSNPTGYTYPLERLKQLAQVARKYRVILVSDEIYGMLHHNNKHVSIARFYPEGTIISSGLSKWCGAGGWRLGTFSFPEELSWLQNALAVVASETFTSTSAPIQYAAIRAFQMGDDIDLYLHHSRRILKTIAKNITHTLNNIYVDVQLPHGGFYIFPDFGYYKDKLAKKGVTSSYELCNKILSETGVAMLPGSDFGRDQSELTCRIAYVDFDGKRALEYADKHPDLGNGFMDEVSPNIKCAIEKLGNWLCDL